One genomic region from Magallana gigas chromosome 3, xbMagGiga1.1, whole genome shotgun sequence encodes:
- the LOC105321714 gene encoding cholecystokinin receptor type A: MEDEAMQIQVYIAIGFMSLFSLVGTIGNALVLYVFARYKNKLTSTIFILTLAGVDFVTCCVTIPFTIVTEAVKFQLKYDIVCQIYLFLITTTVPFSAFVMVAIAVDRYLCIVYPFKHAMTIRRAEIIVGSLCVFAVVLGITICSHYRITPIPNNDPMLNVTVLLNASLSENTTHDEVCLPQETEFFFIFQKIYSSFFGICALIVIILYGLIYRSVLARRRKKMEKFMSNGCCGIWNSQSFGEQTEITMLNNSDMKSSQDDHKVEETCDKAVQKNGNAQVSDKDVILKPGGVSKAKLEKMRIANIKTAFMLSIVALVFIIAFLPSWLVALNVLSSNIIVFYMYFIYNVVNPVIYAFLNETFREQLAQRICCRRS; this comes from the coding sequence ATGGAGGATGAGGCGATGCAGATTCAGGTGTATATCGCCATTGGCTTCATGTCCTTATTTTCACTGGTGGGGACGATAGGCAACGCTCTGGTTCTCTATGTGTTCGCCCGGTACAAGAACAAACTAACATCCACCATTTTCATCCTGACACTGGCTGGCGTGGACTTTGTCACGTGTTGTGTGACGATACCTTTCACTATTGTCACCGAGGCCGTAAAGTTTCAACTGAAATACGACATTGTTTGccagatttatttatttctcattACGACAACAGTCCCCTTTTCGGCGTTTGTGATGGTAGCAATAGCTGTTGACAGATATCTCTGTATCGTATACCCTTTTAAACATGCAATGACAATTCGCCGCGCTGAAATAATCGTTGGAAGCCTTTGTGTGTTTGCAGTAGTCCTTGGGATTACAATTTGCTCCCATTACCGAATCACTCCTATCCCTAATAATGATCCGATGTTGAATGTTACCGTATTACTAAACGCCTCTTTGAGTGAAAATACTACACACGATGAGGTCTGTTTGCCGCAGGAGACCGagtttttctttatattccAGAAAATATATTCATCATTTTTCGGAATCTGTGCTTTGATCGTCATAATTCTGTATGGGTTGATTTACAGATCGGTGTTAGCACGTCGAAGAAAAAAGATGGAAAAGTTTATGTCCAACGGTTGTTGTGGGATCTGGAACTCTCAGAGTTTTGGGGAACAAACAGAAATAACCATGTTGAATAATTCCGACATGAAAAGTTCTCAAGACGATCACAAGGTTGAAGAAACGTGTGACAAAGCAGTACAGAAAAACGGCAACGCGCAGGTCAGTGACAAAGACGTCATTTTAAAACCAGGGGGAGTGTCAAAAGCTAAACTGGAAAAAATGCGGATCGCAAACATTAAGACGGCGTTTATGCTGTCCATCGTGGCTCTAGTGTTTATCATAGCTTTCTTGCCGTCTTGGCTGGTTGCATTGAATGTCCTTTCGTCAAACATCATtgtgttttacatgtactttatctaTAATGTTGTTAATCCGGTCATATACGCCTTTTTGAACGAGACTTTTCGGGAACAGTTAGCGCAAAGGATTTGCTGTCGTAGATCATAA